In Desulfomonile tiedjei DSM 6799, a genomic segment contains:
- the rpiB gene encoding ribose 5-phosphate isomerase B codes for MTEMILIGSDHAGFALKTLVRQYLSDRGIQVKDVGCEGEQSCDYPVFAKNLCERILAGEAGRGILICGTGLGMSVAANRFEGIRAALCTTEFHARMSRAHNDSNVLVLGGRVTGSELALAILKEWLDTPFEGGRHNRRINLIDNC; via the coding sequence ATGACAGAGATGATTCTCATAGGATCGGACCATGCAGGATTCGCTTTGAAGACCTTGGTCCGGCAGTATCTTTCTGACCGGGGAATTCAGGTTAAAGACGTGGGGTGTGAAGGCGAGCAGTCCTGCGATTATCCCGTATTCGCTAAAAACCTCTGCGAGCGAATTCTCGCGGGGGAGGCCGGGCGTGGTATACTGATCTGCGGCACAGGTCTCGGCATGTCCGTTGCTGCAAACCGCTTTGAAGGCATTCGAGCGGCACTGTGCACAACGGAATTCCATGCTCGCATGAGTCGTGCTCATAACGATTCCAACGTATTGGTCCTGGGTGGGCGAGTTACCGGTTCGGAACTGGCCCTGGCCATTTTGAAGGAGTGGCTGGACACGCCTTTCGAAGGCGGGCGCCACAACAGAAGAATAAATCTTATCGATAATTGCTGA
- the glyA gene encoding serine hydroxymethyltransferase: MTALQQTDPEIYKLLACERERQENRLELIASENFTSPAVMEAQGSIFTNKYAEGYPGKRYYGGCVHADVVEELARTRGRALFGCDHINVQPHSGTQANMAVYFTAMKPGDAYLGMNLAHGGHLSMGHPKNFSGIIYHVIPYAVRADDHRIDYDQVRDLARKHKPRMIIAGASAYPRIIRYDLFAEIAAEVGAILMADIAHVAGLVAAGQHPSPFPHADFVTTTTHKTLRGPRGGLVMCKQQYAAALDSCIFPGMQGGPLMHVIAAKAVALGEAMTQQFKEYQARVVQNAKALASGLLEEGFRLISGGTDNHLVLIDLTDKGINGAQAQEYLESAGITVNKNSIPFDPLPPGKASGIRIGTPAVTTRNMGVEEMRLIAGMISKVLTQYANEDVVTRTRNEVLELCRQFPLYPQNGNGILHG, from the coding sequence ATGACCGCGCTGCAGCAAACAGATCCGGAAATCTACAAGCTATTGGCCTGCGAGAGGGAAAGGCAAGAGAACCGCCTTGAGTTAATCGCTTCCGAAAATTTCACTTCCCCTGCCGTTATGGAAGCACAGGGTAGTATTTTTACAAACAAGTATGCAGAAGGCTATCCCGGAAAGCGCTATTACGGGGGCTGTGTCCATGCCGATGTGGTTGAAGAACTGGCGAGAACCCGCGGACGGGCTCTTTTCGGTTGCGATCACATAAACGTTCAGCCTCATTCGGGAACGCAAGCGAACATGGCGGTGTACTTTACCGCGATGAAGCCGGGCGACGCGTATCTCGGGATGAATCTCGCTCATGGCGGCCATCTTTCCATGGGACATCCGAAGAATTTCTCCGGGATCATCTATCACGTCATTCCTTACGCGGTTCGTGCCGATGACCACAGGATAGATTACGATCAGGTCCGAGACCTGGCACGCAAACATAAGCCGCGCATGATTATCGCAGGCGCCAGCGCATACCCGCGAATAATACGGTACGATCTCTTTGCCGAGATTGCAGCCGAGGTCGGTGCAATTCTCATGGCCGACATAGCTCATGTGGCCGGACTGGTTGCCGCGGGACAGCATCCTTCACCGTTTCCCCATGCGGATTTCGTCACCACCACCACGCACAAGACACTTCGTGGACCCCGCGGCGGACTCGTGATGTGCAAGCAGCAATATGCTGCGGCTCTTGATTCCTGTATTTTCCCGGGAATGCAAGGCGGGCCGCTTATGCATGTGATTGCGGCAAAAGCGGTTGCCCTGGGTGAAGCCATGACGCAGCAGTTCAAGGAATATCAGGCGCGGGTGGTTCAAAACGCAAAGGCACTGGCTTCCGGTCTTCTGGAAGAGGGCTTTCGATTAATCTCCGGCGGCACTGACAATCACCTCGTTTTAATCGACCTGACCGACAAGGGTATTAATGGAGCCCAGGCACAGGAATATCTGGAGAGCGCCGGGATCACAGTCAACAAGAACTCTATTCCATTCGATCCACTGCCTCCGGGAAAAGCTTCCGGAATCAGGATAGGGACTCCTGCAGTGACCACCCGAAATATGGGCGTAGAGGAAATGCGTCTCATTGCCGGCATGATCTCCAAGGTGTTGACCCAATACGCGAATGAGGACGTTGTTACCCGCACCCGCAACGAAGTCCTTGAATTGTGCCGCCAATTCCCTTTGTATCCTCAAAACGGAAATGGAATTCTTCATGGGTGA
- a CDS encoding IS1182 family transposase encodes MGKQIRADYEQILMFPPSVEDWVAKDHPARFIRDFVDSLDLSELGIEVPDSDTGRPPYAPDLLLKVWLFGYFNRIRSTRKLEKGCLENMGLIWLTGMNAPDHNSLWRFFKANKKSLRHLFRQSIRVALKADLIGLALHAVDGTKIQAVSSNDKARGREHLERFLESVSERLDRTIADAMTEIERAEREETGEYRLPQSMQDGLKRKQRIQEALKELDESDKKSVHPSEPEARFMKNRRTKDLSYNAQAVADQKSGLIVAADVVTDGADNGQLVPMLDKVKENLGAVAEENVADGGYFSSGQIGLAHEREYGILIGKSSGEIVSERGADEDLYHRSRFVFDQERDCFICPEGRLLPFHQRKINGKNHNEVRRYHCKDFLTCPNRWKCSKSKNGRLIDLSVYEAALERHRSKREKPENKERLKTRKKIIEPPFAWIKSALSFRRWTVAGIDNVKAQWDLICTTINLRKLYHHWVSGEVAFT; translated from the coding sequence ATGGGCAAACAGATCCGGGCCGATTACGAACAGATCTTGATGTTTCCGCCGTCAGTGGAAGACTGGGTGGCTAAGGATCACCCGGCGCGCTTTATCCGAGATTTCGTGGATTCCTTGGATCTGTCCGAGTTGGGAATCGAGGTTCCCGACAGCGATACAGGACGTCCTCCGTATGCGCCAGATCTTCTGTTGAAGGTGTGGCTTTTCGGATACTTCAATCGGATCAGGAGTACCCGTAAGCTTGAAAAGGGTTGCCTTGAGAATATGGGGCTGATTTGGCTGACGGGGATGAATGCTCCGGATCATAATTCCTTATGGCGATTCTTCAAGGCGAACAAGAAATCATTGAGGCATCTGTTCAGACAGTCGATTCGTGTTGCTCTGAAGGCCGATCTGATCGGTCTAGCTCTTCATGCCGTGGACGGGACCAAGATCCAAGCCGTCTCATCCAACGACAAGGCTCGGGGTCGTGAGCACCTGGAGAGGTTTCTGGAAAGTGTTTCGGAGAGATTGGACCGCACGATTGCCGATGCGATGACTGAGATAGAGAGAGCCGAGCGGGAAGAGACCGGTGAGTATCGCCTTCCGCAGTCCATGCAAGACGGATTGAAACGGAAACAGCGGATACAAGAGGCTCTGAAGGAGTTGGATGAATCGGACAAGAAGTCAGTTCACCCTTCGGAACCGGAAGCTCGCTTTATGAAGAATCGCCGGACCAAAGACTTGTCGTACAACGCTCAGGCGGTTGCCGACCAAAAGAGCGGCCTTATCGTGGCCGCAGATGTGGTCACGGATGGGGCCGACAACGGGCAATTGGTCCCCATGCTCGACAAGGTGAAAGAGAATCTGGGCGCTGTGGCAGAGGAAAATGTGGCGGACGGGGGATATTTTTCCTCAGGGCAGATAGGTCTGGCCCATGAGCGAGAATACGGCATTCTTATCGGGAAATCGTCAGGGGAAATTGTTTCCGAGAGAGGTGCGGATGAGGATCTCTATCACCGATCCCGGTTCGTCTTTGATCAGGAGCGTGATTGCTTCATATGCCCTGAAGGGCGCTTGTTGCCTTTTCATCAGCGGAAAATTAACGGCAAGAACCACAATGAGGTTCGCAGGTATCACTGCAAGGATTTTCTAACGTGTCCCAATCGCTGGAAATGCTCCAAGAGCAAGAACGGACGCCTCATAGACCTCAGCGTTTACGAGGCGGCCCTAGAACGACACCGCAGCAAGAGGGAAAAACCAGAGAACAAAGAGCGCCTGAAGACTCGAAAGAAGATTATCGAGCCACCGTTTGCCTGGATCAAGAGCGCATTAAGCTTTCGGCGATGGACCGTGGCCGGAATCGACAACGTAAAGGCCCAGTGGGACCTTATTTGCACGACCATAAATCTCAGGAAGCTCTACCACCATTGGGTATCCGGCGAGGTGGCATTCACGTAA